Proteins encoded together in one Coffea arabica cultivar ET-39 chromosome 2c, Coffea Arabica ET-39 HiFi, whole genome shotgun sequence window:
- the LOC113728153 gene encoding F-box/kelch-repeat protein At3g61590-like: MEGETSWVSHGLNNVHRGFEFDAFFEVADEGNREAASVSLDLILPDDLLERILSYLPIASIFRAGSVCRRWHEIVSSRRFIWNLSHVLTQKPWYFMFTSSDEPVGYAFDPILRKWYGIELPYIETSNWFIASSCGLVCFMDNDSRSQLYVCNPIMKECKKLLEPPGLKFSDYSALAISVNRVSHNYSVSIVKSKQVPGNFFQWDLSVHIYDSETMMWATPLTEVLTGWRGGDESIICDGILYFLIYSTGGGASESRHGLVTYNLCSRSSHGLLMRSFIPAPCSLTCGRLMNIKEKLIMVGGIGKQDRSDIIKGIGIWALEGKGWHEIARMPHKFFQGFGEFDDVFASSGTDDLIYIQSYGAPALLVFDVNQKQWRWAQKCPVTKRFPLQLFTGFCFEPRLEIVP; the protein is encoded by the coding sequence ATGGAAGGGGAAACATCATGGGTCAGTCACGGCCTCAACAACGTCCACCGAGGATTCGAGTTTGATGCATTTTTTGAGGTCGCTGATGAAGGCAATAGGGAAGCAGCTTCTGTTTCTCTGGACCTGATACTCCCCGATGATCTGTTAGAACGAATATTGTCCTACCTACCAATTGCTAGCATTTTCAGGGCAGGGTCCGTTTGTAGAAGGTGGCACGAGATTGTAAGTTCAAGAAGGTTTATATGGAACTTGTCACACGTCCTGACACAAAAGCCTTGGTATTTCATGTTTACAAGCTCTGATGAACCTGTTGGGTATGCTTTTGATCCTATTCTTCGCAAGTGGTATGGCATTGAACTCCCATACATTGAGACATCCAATTGGTTTATTGCTTCATCATGTGGCTTGGTTTGCTTCATGGACAACGACAGTAGAAGTCAGTTATATGTTTGCAACCCTATTATGAAGGAATGCAAGAAGCTTTTAGAGCCCCCAGGGCTGAAATTCTCTGATTATAGTGCACTGGCTATTTCTGTAAACCGGGTTTCTCACAATTACAGTGTTTCGATTGTCAAATCCAAACAAGTGCCGGGAAACTTCTTCCAGTGGGATCTCTCAGTCCACATCTATGATTCAGAGACAATGATGTGGGCTACCCCATTGACAGAGGTTTTGACTGGTTGGAGAGGTGGTGATGAGAGTATAATATGTGATGGGATTCTGTACTTCTTGATATACTCTACTGGGGGTGGTGCTTCTGAAAGTCGTCATGGCTTAGTCACCTATAACCTCTGTAGCCGATCGTCTCATGGTTTGTTAATGAGGAGTTTCATCCCAGCTCCATGTTCTCTTACGTGTGGACGCCTCATGAACATTAAGGAAAAGTTGATAATGGTGGGTGGAATCGGGAAACAAGATCGATCTGATATTATTAAAGGGATTGGAATTTGGGCTCTCGAGGGAAAGGGTTGGCATGAAATTGCGCGTATGCCACACAAGTTCTTTCAAGGTTTTGGTGAGTTTGATGATGTTTTTGCCAGCAGTGGTACGGATGACCTCATATATATCCAGAGTTATGGAGCCCCTGCTCTTCTTGTCTTTGATGTGAACCAGAAACAATGGAGATGGGCACAGAAATGCCCTGTGACAAAAAGGTTTCCGCTCCAGCTCTTTACTGGTTTTTGTTTTGAACCAAGGCTTGAAATTGTGCCCTGA